Proteins co-encoded in one Astyanax mexicanus isolate ESR-SI-001 chromosome 1, AstMex3_surface, whole genome shotgun sequence genomic window:
- the LOC103024427 gene encoding interferon alpha-inducible protein 27-like protein 2, which translates to MGLLTLMVAAGAGAAGSVVAVPALIAAAGFTATGIAAGSLAASAMSATAVASGGGVAAGSAVALAQSIGAVGMSGTVASAVGSAGAAIGGAIGLLV; encoded by the exons ATGGGGCTGC TAACACTCATGGTAGCTGCAGGTGCAGGAGCAG CTGGATCTGTTGTAGCAGTTCCAGCTCTGATAGCAGCAGCAGGCTTTACTGCCACTGGAATAGCAGCAGGATCTCTGGCTGCCTCAGCTATGTCTGCTACTGCGGTAGCTAGTGGTGGTGGGGTGGCTGCTGGCAGCGCTGTTGCCCTCGCACAGTCTATTG GGGCAGTCGGCATGTCTGGAACCGTGGCATCAGCTGTGGGGTCTGCAGGAGCTGCTATCGGCGGAGCCATCGGATTGTTGGTGTAA
- the ncf1 gene encoding neutrophil cytosol factor 1 isoform X1, giving the protein MADTYVRHAELLGFEKRFYPSQHYVYMFLVKWSDQSEKLIYRTYPEIHTFHKSLKEMFPIEAGDIDSKDRIIPSLPAPKWLDNQKSTETRQGTLAEYCRSLLGLPPKISRCQLVRNFFKVRPEDESPPAPHPFKRNETYVMSRERARTTTSEITGPIMLDSYRVVSDYSKSSKYELNLKAGDLVDIVEKSPNGWWFCQFETHRGWAPASYLEPLDGPDEREEPEPDYAGELYKTIKAYKAVEEDELSLEFGEIIEVIHKLLDGWWVVRKGEETGYYPSMFLCRTGEKKEVEAEKDIMRRETPPPRRSTIRNAQSIHAKGRQRISQDTYRRQSRRFLQQRGRVSSQPRKNSRAALVEKNSDNAAPSTDEVKKTPVIPPRPSHELIMERCTENTRKRISIHAN; this is encoded by the exons ATGGCAGACACTTACGTACGACATGCGGAGCTTTTGGGCTTTGAGAAGAGATTCTATCCAAGTCAGCATTAT GTTTACATGTTCTTAGTGAAATGGAGCGACCAGTCAGAGAAATTAATTTACAGAACATATCCAGAAATCCACACATTCCAT AAATCTCTCAAAGAGATGTTTCCCATCGAGGCAGGAGATATTGACTCTAAAGACAGAATCATTCCTTCATTACCAG CTCCAAAATGGCTGGACAACCAGAAGTCCACAGAGACCAGGCAGGGGACCCTGGCCGAATACTGTCGCTCTCTGCTCGGCCTGCCTCCAAAAATTTCTCGTTGTCAGCTAgtgagaaacttttttaaagtacgCCCAGAAGATGAGAGCCCACCGGCTCCTCATCC GTTCAAACGAAATGAGACCTACGTAATGTCCAGGGAGAGAGCAAGGACCACCACTTCTG AAATCACTGGACCTATTATGCTGGACAGCTACAGAGTTGTTTCAGATTACAGCAAGAGTTCAAAGTATGAGCTCAACTTGAAGGCCGGAGACTTGGTCGATATTGTGGAGAAGAGCCCTAATG GCTGGTGGTTTTGCCAGTTTGAGACCCATAGAGGTTGGGCTCCAGCCTCTTATTTAGAACCACTGGATGGACCTGATGAGAGAGAAGAGCCTGAGCCTGACTATGCAG GCGAGCTGTACAAAACCATTAAAGCCTACAAAGCAGTGGAGGAGGATGAGCTATCACTGGAGTTTGGAGAAATAATTGAGGTCATCCATAAACTTCTGGATGGCTGGTGGGTGGTCAG gaAAGGAGAGGAGACAGGCTACTACCCTAGTATGTTCTTGTGCAGaacaggagaaaagaaagaagttGAGGCTGAGAAAGACATAATGAGGAGAGAGACTCCACCGCCCAGGAG GTCAACTATTCGCAATGCTCAGAGTATCCATGCTAAGGGTCGCCAGCGAATCAGCCAGGACACCTATCGTCGTCAGAGCCGCCGGTTCTTACAGCAGAGAGGAAGAGTCTCATCCCAGCCGAGGAAGAACTCCAGAGCTGCTCTGGTGGAGAAGAACAGTGACAATG CAGCTCCCTCTACTGATGAGGTGAAGAAAACTCCAGTTATCCCTCCTCGGCCCAGCCATGAACTCATCATGGAGCGCTGCACGGAGAACACCCGCAAGCGCATTAGCATCCATGCTAACTGA
- the ncf1 gene encoding neutrophil cytosol factor 1 isoform X2 has protein sequence MADTYVRHAELLGFEKRFYPSQHYVYMFLVKWSDQSEKLIYRTYPEIHTFHKSLKEMFPIEAGDIDSKDRIIPSLPAPKWLDNQKSTETRQGTLAEYCRSLLGLPPKISRCQLVRNFFKVRPEDESPPAPHPFKRNETYVMSRERARTTTSEITGPIMLDSYRVVSDYSKSSKYELNLKAGDLVDIVEKSPNGWWFCQFETHRGWAPASYLEPLDGPDEREEPEPDYAGELYKTIKAYKAVEEDELSLEFGEIIEVIHKLLDGWWVVRKGEETGYYPSMFLCRTGEKKEVEAEKDIMRRETPPPRRSTIRNAQSIHAKGRQRISQDTYRRQSRRFLQQRGRVSSQPRKNSRAALVEKNSDNAPSTDEVKKTPVIPPRPSHELIMERCTENTRKRISIHAN, from the exons ATGGCAGACACTTACGTACGACATGCGGAGCTTTTGGGCTTTGAGAAGAGATTCTATCCAAGTCAGCATTAT GTTTACATGTTCTTAGTGAAATGGAGCGACCAGTCAGAGAAATTAATTTACAGAACATATCCAGAAATCCACACATTCCAT AAATCTCTCAAAGAGATGTTTCCCATCGAGGCAGGAGATATTGACTCTAAAGACAGAATCATTCCTTCATTACCAG CTCCAAAATGGCTGGACAACCAGAAGTCCACAGAGACCAGGCAGGGGACCCTGGCCGAATACTGTCGCTCTCTGCTCGGCCTGCCTCCAAAAATTTCTCGTTGTCAGCTAgtgagaaacttttttaaagtacgCCCAGAAGATGAGAGCCCACCGGCTCCTCATCC GTTCAAACGAAATGAGACCTACGTAATGTCCAGGGAGAGAGCAAGGACCACCACTTCTG AAATCACTGGACCTATTATGCTGGACAGCTACAGAGTTGTTTCAGATTACAGCAAGAGTTCAAAGTATGAGCTCAACTTGAAGGCCGGAGACTTGGTCGATATTGTGGAGAAGAGCCCTAATG GCTGGTGGTTTTGCCAGTTTGAGACCCATAGAGGTTGGGCTCCAGCCTCTTATTTAGAACCACTGGATGGACCTGATGAGAGAGAAGAGCCTGAGCCTGACTATGCAG GCGAGCTGTACAAAACCATTAAAGCCTACAAAGCAGTGGAGGAGGATGAGCTATCACTGGAGTTTGGAGAAATAATTGAGGTCATCCATAAACTTCTGGATGGCTGGTGGGTGGTCAG gaAAGGAGAGGAGACAGGCTACTACCCTAGTATGTTCTTGTGCAGaacaggagaaaagaaagaagttGAGGCTGAGAAAGACATAATGAGGAGAGAGACTCCACCGCCCAGGAG GTCAACTATTCGCAATGCTCAGAGTATCCATGCTAAGGGTCGCCAGCGAATCAGCCAGGACACCTATCGTCGTCAGAGCCGCCGGTTCTTACAGCAGAGAGGAAGAGTCTCATCCCAGCCGAGGAAGAACTCCAGAGCTGCTCTGGTGGAGAAGAACAGTGACAATG CTCCCTCTACTGATGAGGTGAAGAAAACTCCAGTTATCCCTCCTCGGCCCAGCCATGAACTCATCATGGAGCGCTGCACGGAGAACACCCGCAAGCGCATTAGCATCCATGCTAACTGA